CCGCGCCCGGGCCCCGGTGCGCTCCCGAAAGTCCTCCTCCGTCACCCCCAGCTTGAGGGCGACGCAACGGGCCACCAGTTCCTCCAGGGTCTGGAGATCCCGACGGAGGATCCCCTCCCGGTGTTCCTCCATCCAGCCCAGAAGGGGCGGGTCCTCCCCCAGGGCCACCTTCACCGCCTCCGCCAGTCCCTGGCGGAAATCCCCCCAGGCCTGGGTGAGGAGGCATTCCACGTCCGCCACCACCATCCGAGGCAGGTGGAAGGCCCCCACCAGGTTCTTCCCCTCCGGCAGGTCCACCCCCACCTTCCCCCCCAGGGAGCTGTCCACCTGGGCCAGCAGGGTGGTGGGACACTGCACCAGATCGATGCCCCGCATCCAGGTGGCGGCGGCGTACCCCGCCGCGTCCCCCACCGTCCCGCCTCCCAGGGCGACCAGGGCCCCGCCCCCGGTCCACCCCGGCCCGGGCCAGGGCCCGATGGAGCGCCGTCACCCGCTCCGGCGTCTTGGCCGCCTCCCCCCGGGGCAGAAGGAACAGCCCCCGGTGCGCCCCCAGGCGGGAGGCGTAGAGGGGGCCGGTGATCCGGTCTGCCACCCCGAAGGGAAGATCCAGCCCCTGCTCCGCCAGCAACCCCTCCAGGGCCACCAGGACCCCCCGGCCCACCAGGACCCGGCACCCCTGGGAACCCAGAGGCCGAGCCGGGGAGGGCGGGGCAGGGCTGTCCCACCCCAGGAGTTTCGCCAGCTCCCGGGCCAGGTCCTCCGGGGTCTTCCCGTCCGTGGGGAGGCGCAGGTCCCCGGGAGGCTCCAGCCCCCTACGGCGCGCCCAGAGGTCCTCCAGGTTTCCCCGGTCCAGCAGGGGTCGTCGTCCCGCCTCCCGGGCCGTTCGGCGGGCCGCCTCCTCCGGGGACACCTCCAGGATCGCCAGGGTCCCCCCGGTCAGGAGGGCCCGGTTCTCCTCCCGCAACAGGGCGCCGCCCCCCAGGGCCACCACGCACCCCTCCAGGGCCGCCGCTTCCTCCAGAAGCTCCGATTCCAGCTGCCGGAAGGCCTCTTCCCCCCGACGTCGGAACAGCTCCGCTACGGGAAAACCCGTCCGGGCCTCCGCCAGCTCGTCCAGGTCCAGGAAGGGCCGCCCGGCCTGTTCTCCCAGGCATCGCCCCACGGTCGTCTTCCCCGACCCCATGAAGCCCCCCAGGTACAGGTTCCTTCGCCTCATCGTTCCCACCTCCCCCGTTCCCGGAGTTCCTCGAAACGTCCCGCCAGCTCCTCCATCCGGTCGCCGCCGCAGCACTCCGCCGCGGCACAGGCCATCGTCCAGGCCGCCAGGGCCTCCGCCACCACGCAGGCGGAGGGGACGGCACACACGTCCCCCCGCTCCACCTGCGCCTCCACCGCCTCGTGGGTGCGCAGGTCCAGGGTCCGCAGGGGACGCCCCAGGGTGGGAATGGGCTTCATGGCGCACCGGAGGAGCACCTCCTCCCCGTTGGTCATGCCTCCCTCCAGTCCCCCCGCCCGGTTGGTGCGGCGGCAGAACCCTCCCGGGGCGGGGAAGATCTCGTCATGGGCCTGCCCTCCCTCCAGGGCGGCCAGGCGGAACCCATCCCCCACCTCCACCCCCTTGATCCCCGGGACGGCCATGAGAGCCCCGGCGAGGCGCCCGTCCAGACGGCGGTCCCACTCCGCGAAGGATCCCAGCCCTGGGGGAAGCCCCGTCAGGGACACTAGGAAGGTCCCCCCCAGGGTCTGCCCCCCCTCTCGGGCCTGATCCACCCGTCTCCGCCAGGGAGCCTCGTCCTCCTCCCGGGGGCAGCCCAGCTCCGAACCTCGGGCCCGAAGCCACTGGTCCTCCGTCTCGGGAGGGGAGATCTCCACCCCCCCCAGGCCCGTCACGGCCCCCCGCACCCGAACTCCCAGTCCCTCCAGGAGGATCCGGGCCACGGTCCCCGCCACGGTCCAGGCGGCGGTGCTCCGGGCGCTGGCCCGTTCCAGGGCGTTTCGCGCCTCCCCGTGGCCGTACTTCAGACACCCCGTCAGGTCCCCGTGACCGGGACGGGGTCGGGTGACCCCCCGGGCCTCCGCCTGTTCCGGGTCCACTCCTTGCGGGTCCAGCACGGGGCGCCACTGCTCCCACTCCGTGTTCTCCAGGACGAACCCCAGGGGCGCTCCGGTGGTGAACCCATCCCGAAGCCCCCCCCAACAGGCGAGGACATCCCGTTCCAGGCCCATCCGAGCACCCCGGCCATAGCCCCGACGGCGCCGGGCCAGC
The sequence above is drawn from the Aminomonas paucivorans DSM 12260 genome and encodes:
- the aroC gene encoding chorismate synthase, which translates into the protein MTLRFLTSGESHGRGYLTVLEGFPSGLAVSLERLREELARRRRGYGRGARMGLERDVLACWGGLRDGFTTGAPLGFVLENTEWEQWRPVLDPQGVDPEQAEARGVTRPRPGHGDLTGCLKYGHGEARNALERASARSTAAWTVAGTVARILLEGLGVRVRGAVTGLGGVEISPPETEDQWLRARGSELGCPREEDEAPWRRRVDQAREGGQTLGGTFLVSLTGLPPGLGSFAEWDRRLDGRLAGALMAVPGIKGVEVGDGFRLAALEGGQAHDEIFPAPGGFCRRTNRAGGLEGGMTNGEEVLLRCAMKPIPTLGRPLRTLDLRTHEAVEAQVERGDVCAVPSACVVAEALAAWTMACAAAECCGGDRMEELAGRFEELRERGRWER
- a CDS encoding 3-dehydroquinate synthase family protein is translated as MGDAAGYAAATWMRGIDLVQCPTTLLAQVDSSLGGKVGVDLPEGKNLVGAFHLPRMVVADVECLLTQAWGDFRQGLAEAVKVALGEDPPLLGWMEEHREGILRRDLQTLEELVARCVALKLGVTEEDFRERTGARARLNLGHTVGHGLEAASGYRGWSHGDGVAVGLVVVARLACRRGLLDEGMLTRLVALLEGFGLPTLPDRPWEDLLPHVERDKKFVAGAPRLVLPRGGQRCVLREDVPLEELGEVYEEVRAWGRVGSSC